One region of Fusobacterium periodonticum 1_1_41FAA genomic DNA includes:
- a CDS encoding cobyric acid synthase has protein sequence MKKHKNIMIQGTGSSVGKTLMVAGLCRIFAQDGYRTTPFKSQNMALNSFVDIEGLEMSRGTVIQAEAAYEIPRAFMNPILLKPNSDNNSQVIINGKVAYTVDAKTYFSNSKDLKKIALDSYKNNIEANFDIAVLEGGGSPAEINLREYDLVNMGMAELVDAPVILVGNIDIGGVFASIYGTVMLLDEQDRKRIKGYIINKFRGDSDLLKPAIEILDKKLKDEGLDIKFLGVLPYADLRIEEEDSLSDEDKRVYSDNKEYIDISVIKTKKMSNFTDFHAFKQYDDVRLKYVYDAKDLGNEDIIIFPGSKNTITDLEDLKERGIFEKVKELKEKGKIIVGICGGLQMLGKKIYDPKHLESDILETEGFNFFDYETAFDEIKKTEQVTKRLELTEGILKDFNNYEVKGYEIHQGISTFDSPVICKNRVFATYIHGIFDNSKFTNDFLNIVRKEKSMPEQKEVFSFNEFKEKEYDKLADLLRKNLDMVEIYKILEKK, from the coding sequence ATGAAAAAGCATAAAAATATAATGATACAAGGTACAGGCTCATCAGTTGGAAAAACATTAATGGTAGCAGGTCTATGCAGAATATTTGCACAAGATGGATATAGAACTACACCTTTTAAATCTCAAAATATGGCACTTAATTCTTTTGTAGATATAGAAGGATTAGAAATGAGTAGAGGAACAGTTATTCAAGCAGAAGCAGCTTATGAAATTCCAAGAGCCTTTATGAATCCTATTTTATTAAAACCTAATTCTGATAATAATTCACAGGTAATAATAAATGGAAAGGTTGCATATACTGTTGATGCTAAAACTTACTTTTCAAATTCAAAAGATTTAAAAAAAATAGCTTTAGACTCATATAAAAATAATATAGAGGCTAATTTTGACATAGCAGTTTTAGAAGGTGGTGGTAGTCCAGCTGAAATAAATTTAAGAGAATATGATTTAGTAAATATGGGTATGGCTGAACTTGTAGATGCACCTGTTATATTGGTGGGAAATATAGATATAGGAGGGGTATTTGCTTCAATCTATGGAACAGTAATGTTATTAGATGAGCAAGATAGAAAAAGAATAAAGGGTTATATCATCAATAAATTTAGAGGAGATAGTGATTTATTAAAACCTGCTATTGAAATATTAGATAAAAAATTAAAAGATGAAGGCTTGGATATAAAATTTTTAGGAGTATTACCTTATGCTGATTTAAGAATAGAAGAAGAAGATAGCCTATCTGATGAAGATAAAAGAGTTTATTCAGATAACAAAGAATATATAGATATCTCTGTTATTAAGACTAAAAAAATGTCGAATTTTACTGATTTTCATGCTTTTAAACAGTATGATGATGTAAGACTTAAATATGTATATGATGCTAAAGACTTAGGAAATGAAGATATAATTATTTTTCCTGGAAGTAAGAATACTATCACAGACTTAGAGGACTTGAAAGAAAGAGGGATTTTTGAAAAAGTAAAAGAATTAAAAGAAAAAGGAAAAATTATTGTAGGTATTTGTGGTGGTTTACAGATGTTAGGTAAAAAAATCTATGATCCTAAACATCTTGAAAGTGATATTTTAGAGACAGAAGGTTTTAATTTTTTTGACTATGAAACTGCTTTTGATGAAATAAAGAAAACTGAGCAAGTAACAAAAAGACTAGAGTTAACAGAAGGAATATTAAAAGATTTTAACAACTATGAAGTAAAAGGTTATGAAATTCACCAAGGTATATCGACTTTTGATAGTCCAGTGATTTGTAAAAATAGAGTATTTGCCACATATATTCATGGAATTTTCGATAATTCAAAGTTTACTAATGACTTTTTAAATATAGTAAGAAAAGAAAAATCTATGCCAGAACAAAAAGAAGTTTTTTCTTTTAACGAATTCAAAGAAAAGGAATATGATAAGTTGGCAGATCTTCTAAGAAAAAATTTAGATATGGTAGAAATCTATAAAATCCTTGAAAAAAAATAA
- a CDS encoding NCS2 family permease, with amino-acid sequence MTLSDVLAALGVVLNGIPQALLAATYGFASVPTAFGFVVGAVACLLYGSAIPISFQAETIALAGMLGKDIRERLSIILFSGITMVILGLTGTLSIIVDFAGSTIINAMMAGVGIMLARIALSGLKESRIVTASSIASAFITYFFFGQNLVYTIVVCVIFSSLVANIFKIDFGGGIVENYKKIEIKKPILNFNVIRGSLALACLTIGANIAFGNITASMTGKYEANIDHLTIYSGLADAVSSLFGGGPVEAIISATAAAPNPLNSGVLMMVIMAVILFFGLLPKISKYIPGHSVHGFLFILGAIVTVPTNASLAFSGGTPQDYVVAATAMTVTAANDPFIGLLVALVVKYIFVFIG; translated from the coding sequence ATGACACTTAGTGATGTACTTGCTGCTTTAGGAGTTGTTTTAAATGGTATTCCTCAAGCTCTTTTAGCTGCTACTTATGGTTTTGCTTCTGTTCCAACTGCTTTTGGTTTTGTTGTTGGTGCGGTTGCTTGTTTGTTATATGGTTCTGCTATACCAATTTCATTCCAAGCTGAAACAATAGCTCTTGCTGGAATGCTAGGAAAAGATATTAGAGAAAGACTTTCAATAATTTTATTTTCAGGTATAACTATGGTTATACTAGGACTTACTGGAACTCTTTCTATAATAGTTGACTTTGCAGGTTCAACAATTATAAACGCAATGATGGCAGGAGTCGGAATAATGTTGGCTAGAATAGCTTTAAGTGGGTTAAAAGAAAGTAGAATTGTTACTGCTAGTTCGATTGCATCAGCCTTTATAACTTATTTCTTTTTTGGTCAAAATTTAGTTTATACTATTGTAGTCTGTGTAATATTTTCAAGCTTAGTTGCTAATATCTTCAAAATAGATTTTGGTGGAGGAATTGTTGAAAATTACAAAAAAATTGAAATAAAAAAACCTATCTTAAATTTCAATGTCATTCGTGGATCTTTGGCTCTTGCTTGTTTGACTATTGGAGCTAATATAGCCTTTGGAAATATTACGGCTTCTATGACAGGAAAATATGAAGCCAATATAGACCACTTAACTATATACTCAGGACTTGCTGATGCTGTTTCTTCACTTTTTGGTGGTGGACCAGTTGAAGCTATCATATCTGCCACTGCTGCTGCACCTAACCCTTTAAATAGTGGTGTTTTAATGATGGTAATAATGGCAGTTATTCTATTTTTTGGTTTATTACCTAAGATTAGTAAATATATTCCTGGGCACTCTGTTCATGGTTTCCTATTCATTTTAGGTGCTATCGTAACAGTGCCTACAAATGCTTCTCTTGCATTTTCAGGAGGAACACCACAAGATTACGTTGTTGCTGCAACTGCTATGACAGTTACTGCTGCAAATGACCCCTTTATTGGTCTACTTGTAGCTTTAGTTGTTAAATATATTTTTGTCTTTATAGGATAA
- a CDS encoding phosphoribosyltransferase family protein, whose amino-acid sequence MKTYTLNIAGLKRELPIIKLSYDLSIASFVILGDTEIVRKTAPMIAKKLPDVDFIITAEAKGIPLAYEISRVLNLNEYIVARKSIKAYMEAPIEVDVDSITTNGSQKLYLNSIDAQKIKGKRVALVDDVISTGQSLKALETLVKKAGANVVAKAAILAEGEAKDRKDIIFLEALPVF is encoded by the coding sequence ATGAAAACTTACACTTTAAACATTGCTGGACTTAAAAGAGAATTACCTATAATTAAACTTTCTTATGATTTATCAATAGCTAGTTTTGTTATCTTAGGAGATACTGAAATTGTTAGAAAGACTGCTCCTATGATAGCAAAAAAATTACCAGATGTTGATTTCATAATAACTGCTGAAGCAAAGGGTATACCATTAGCTTATGAAATTTCTAGAGTTTTAAATTTAAACGAATATATTGTTGCTAGAAAAAGTATAAAAGCATATATGGAAGCTCCTATTGAAGTTGATGTTGATTCTATAACAACTAATGGCTCTCAAAAATTATATTTAAATAGTATAGATGCACAAAAAATTAAAGGAAAAAGAGTTGCCCTAGTAGATGATGTCATCTCTACTGGTCAATCTTTAAAAGCCCTTGAAACATTAGTTAAAAAAGCTGGTGCAAATGTTGTGGCAAAGGCTGCTATACTTGCTGAAGGAGAAGCAAAAGATAGAAAAGATATCATTTTCCTTGAAGCATTACCAGTATTCTAA
- a CDS encoding amino acid ABC transporter permease has product MEYLEILKDTFLTDDRYMYIVDGVIFSIGITLFSAILGIVLGLLLAVMKLSHWYPFKRIKFLENFNPLSKIAYIYIDVIRGTPVVVQLMILANLIFVGALRETPILVIGGIAFGLNSGAYVAEIIRAGIEGLDKGQMEAGRALGLSYSQTMRKIIVPQAIKNILPALVSEFITLLKETSIIGFIGGIDLLRSASIITSQTYRGVEPLLAVGFIYLILTSIFTVFMRKVERGLKVSD; this is encoded by the coding sequence ATGGAATATTTAGAAATTTTAAAAGATACCTTTTTAACAGATGACAGATATATGTATATTGTCGATGGAGTTATTTTTTCAATAGGTATCACGTTATTCTCAGCAATTTTAGGTATAGTATTAGGACTTTTATTGGCAGTTATGAAGCTATCTCATTGGTATCCATTTAAAAGGATCAAATTTCTTGAAAACTTTAATCCTTTGTCAAAAATTGCATATATCTATATAGATGTTATAAGAGGAACACCAGTAGTTGTACAACTTATGATACTTGCAAACTTAATCTTTGTTGGAGCTTTAAGAGAAACTCCTATATTAGTTATAGGTGGAATAGCTTTTGGACTTAACTCAGGAGCTTATGTTGCAGAAATTATAAGAGCTGGTATTGAAGGATTAGATAAAGGTCAAATGGAAGCAGGAAGAGCTTTAGGACTTAGCTATTCTCAAACTATGAGAAAAATTATTGTACCTCAAGCTATCAAAAATATCCTACCTGCCCTTGTAAGTGAATTTATAACTTTATTGAAAGAAACTTCAATAATTGGATTCATTGGTGGAATAGACTTATTAAGATCAGCTAGTATTATAACTAGCCAAACATATAGAGGAGTTGAACCTCTACTTGCTGTTGGATTTATATATTTAATTTTGACATCAATTTTCACTGTATTTATGAGAAAAGTTGAAAGGGGGTTAAAAGTAAGTGATTAA
- a CDS encoding amino acid ABC transporter ATP-binding protein: MINITNLHKNFGDLEVLKNISTEIKKGEIISIIGPSGSGKSTFLRCINKLEEPSSGHIYIDGMDLMDKNTDINKVRERVGMVFQHFNLFPNMTVLDNLTLSPIMVKKESKEEAEKYALSLLEKVGLSDKANSYPTQLSGGQKQRIAIARALAMKPEVILFDEPTSALDPEMIKEVLDVMRDLAKEGMTMLIVTHEMGFARNVGNRILFMDKGEIIEDCSPKEFFENPTNERIKDFLNKVLNK, encoded by the coding sequence GTGATTAATATAACTAATTTACATAAGAATTTTGGAGATTTAGAAGTTTTAAAAAATATCTCAACTGAAATAAAAAAAGGTGAAATTATCTCTATAATTGGACCTTCTGGAAGTGGAAAATCAACTTTTCTAAGATGTATCAATAAATTAGAAGAACCTTCTTCAGGACATATCTATATAGATGGTATGGATTTAATGGATAAAAATACTGATATCAACAAAGTTAGAGAAAGAGTTGGTATGGTATTTCAACACTTTAATCTATTTCCTAATATGACAGTTTTAGATAATCTTACTCTTTCTCCTATAATGGTTAAAAAGGAAAGTAAAGAGGAAGCTGAAAAATATGCACTTTCTTTACTTGAAAAAGTTGGACTATCAGATAAGGCTAATTCTTATCCTACTCAATTATCAGGTGGACAAAAGCAAAGAATTGCCATTGCAAGAGCCTTAGCTATGAAGCCAGAAGTAATACTTTTTGATGAACCTACTTCTGCACTAGATCCTGAAATGATAAAAGAAGTTCTTGATGTTATGAGAGATCTTGCAAAAGAAGGTATGACTATGCTTATAGTTACACACGAAATGGGCTTTGCTAGAAATGTTGGTAATAGAATTTTATTTATGGATAAAGGTGAAATTATTGAGGATTGTTCACCTAAAGAATTTTTTGAAAATCCTACAAATGAAAGAATTAAAGATTTCTTAAATAAGGTTTTAAACAAATAA
- a CDS encoding basic amino acid ABC transporter substrate-binding protein: protein MKKIFKLILMSLLSVVISVSAFAKNKVVYVGTNAEFAPFEYLEKNKVVGFDIDLLDAISKETGLEFKVQDMAFDGLLPALQTKKVDMVIAGMSATPERKKAVAFSKPYFKAKQVVITKGVDKSLKSFKDLSGKKVGVMLGFTGDTVVSEIKGVKVERFSASYAAIMALSQNKVDAVVLDSEPAKKYTANNKQFVIASIPAEEEDYAIAVRKNDKELLDKINAALDKIKANGEYDKLLKKYFK, encoded by the coding sequence ATGAAAAAAATTTTTAAGTTAATATTGATGTCTTTATTGTCTGTTGTTATCTCTGTTTCTGCTTTTGCTAAAAACAAAGTTGTATATGTTGGAACAAATGCTGAATTTGCACCTTTTGAATACCTTGAAAAAAATAAGGTTGTTGGTTTTGATATAGATTTATTGGATGCTATTTCAAAAGAAACTGGTTTAGAATTCAAAGTACAAGATATGGCATTTGATGGTTTATTACCTGCTCTACAAACTAAAAAAGTTGATATGGTTATTGCTGGAATGTCTGCAACTCCTGAAAGAAAAAAAGCTGTTGCTTTCTCTAAACCATATTTCAAAGCTAAACAAGTTGTTATAACTAAGGGTGTTGACAAATCTCTAAAAAGTTTTAAAGACTTATCAGGTAAAAAAGTTGGAGTTATGTTAGGATTCACAGGAGACACTGTTGTAAGCGAAATCAAAGGTGTAAAAGTTGAAAGATTCAGTGCTTCTTATGCTGCTATCATGGCACTTTCTCAAAATAAAGTTGATGCTGTAGTTCTTGATTCAGAACCTGCAAAAAAATATACTGCTAACAATAAACAATTTGTTATAGCTTCTATACCTGCCGAAGAAGAAGACTATGCTATTGCTGTTAGAAAAAATGATAAAGAATTATTAGATAAAATCAATGCAGCTCTTGATAAAATAAAAGCTAATGGAGAATATGATAAACTTTTAAAAAAATACTTTAAATAA
- a CDS encoding sodium-dependent transporter produces the protein MSEVEKRDGFSTKWGFILACIGSAVGMGNIWRFPVLVSAMGGMTFLIPYFIFVIFIGSTGVIEEFALGRSAGAGPVGAFGMCTEMRGNRSIGEKIGIIPILGSLALAIGYSCVMGWVFKYAWMSIDGSMYAMESNMDVIGSTFGQTASAWGANFWIVVALIVSFIIMSMGIASGIEKANKIMMPVLFILFVLLGIYIVFQPGSSSGYKYIFTVNLKGLVDPKVWIFAFGQAFFSLSVAGNGSVIYGSYLSKKEDIPNSAKNVAFFDTLAALLAAFVIIPAMAVGGAELSSGGPGLMFIYLINIMNNMAGGRIIEVIFYLCVLFAGVSSIINLYEAPVAFLQEKFKIKRIPATAIIHILGCAVAICIQGIVSQWMDVVSIYICPLGALLAAVMFFWIGGKKFAEESVNMGANKPIGSWFYPAGKYVYCLLALVALIAGALLGGIG, from the coding sequence ATGAGTGAAGTAGAAAAACGTGATGGCTTTTCCACTAAATGGGGCTTTATATTAGCTTGTATAGGCTCAGCAGTTGGAATGGGAAATATTTGGAGATTCCCTGTTCTTGTTTCTGCAATGGGTGGAATGACTTTCTTAATTCCTTACTTTATATTCGTAATTTTTATTGGTTCTACTGGAGTTATAGAAGAATTTGCTCTAGGTCGTTCAGCTGGTGCTGGTCCTGTTGGAGCATTTGGAATGTGCACTGAGATGAGAGGCAATAGAAGTATAGGAGAAAAAATAGGTATTATTCCAATATTAGGTTCTCTTGCTCTAGCAATAGGTTACTCATGTGTAATGGGTTGGGTTTTTAAATATGCTTGGATGTCAATAGATGGTTCTATGTACGCTATGGAATCAAATATGGATGTTATAGGCTCAACTTTTGGACAAACAGCCTCAGCTTGGGGAGCAAACTTCTGGATAGTGGTAGCATTAATAGTAAGTTTTATTATTATGTCAATGGGAATAGCAAGTGGAATAGAAAAAGCAAATAAGATTATGATGCCTGTATTATTTATTCTATTTGTTTTATTAGGAATATATATAGTATTTCAACCAGGATCTTCTAGTGGATATAAATATATTTTTACAGTTAATTTAAAAGGATTAGTTGATCCTAAAGTTTGGATTTTTGCTTTTGGACAAGCATTCTTCTCACTTTCAGTTGCAGGAAATGGATCAGTTATTTATGGATCATATTTAAGTAAAAAAGAAGATATACCTAACTCTGCTAAAAATGTTGCTTTCTTTGATACATTAGCAGCTTTACTTGCAGCCTTTGTAATAATTCCAGCAATGGCAGTTGGTGGAGCAGAACTATCTTCAGGGGGACCAGGACTTATGTTCATATATTTAATTAATATTATGAATAATATGGCTGGTGGAAGAATAATTGAGGTTATTTTCTATCTATGTGTACTTTTTGCAGGAGTTAGCTCTATTATCAACCTATATGAAGCACCTGTTGCTTTTTTACAAGAAAAATTTAAAATTAAACGTATTCCAGCAACTGCAATTATTCATATTTTAGGTTGTGCAGTAGCTATTTGTATACAAGGAATTGTTTCTCAATGGATGGATGTTGTTTCTATATACATTTGTCCTTTAGGAGCATTGCTCGCAGCTGTTATGTTCTTCTGGATTGGAGGTAAAAAATTTGCCGAAGAATCTGTTAACATGGGTGCAAATAAACCTATAGGAAGTTGGTTCTATCCAGCTGGTAAATATGTATATTGTCTTTTAGCACTTGTTGCATTAATTGCAGGAGCACTTCTTGGAGGAATAGGATAG
- a CDS encoding tryptophanase yields the protein MKEYLLDVPVPRSFSYVKRNIPEVTLEQRERALKATHYNEFAFPAGMLTVDMLSDSGTTAMTDQQWSAMFLGDESYGRNKGYYVLLDTMRDCFERGDNQKKIINLVRTDCQDIEKMMNEMYLCEYEGGLFNGGAAQLERPNAFLMPQGRAAESILFEIVRKVLAAREPGKVFTIPSNGHFDTTEGNIKQMGSVPRNLYNKELLYEVPEGGRYEKNPFKGDMDIKKLEKLIEVVGVENIPMIYTTITNNTVCGQAVSMKSIRETSKIAHKYEIPFMLDAARWAENCYFIKMNEEGYRDKSIAEIAKEMFSYCDGFTASLKKDGHANMGGILAFRDKGYFWKKFSEFNEDGTVKTDVGILLKVKQISSYGNDSYGSMSGRDIMALAAGLYECCNFNYLHERVEQCNYLAEGFYKAGVKGVVLPAGGHGVYINMDEFFDGKRGHESFAGEGFSIELIRRYGIRVSELGDYSMEYDLKTPEQQAEVANVVRFAINRSVYSQEHLDYVIAAVKALYEDRESIPNMRIVSGHNLPMRHFHAFLEPYPNEEK from the coding sequence ATGAAAGAATATTTACTTGATGTACCAGTACCACGCTCTTTTTCTTATGTAAAACGTAATATCCCTGAAGTGACATTAGAACAAAGGGAACGTGCTTTAAAAGCAACTCACTACAATGAATTTGCTTTTCCAGCAGGAATGTTAACAGTTGATATGTTATCAGACTCAGGAACTACTGCTATGACAGATCAACAATGGTCAGCTATGTTTTTAGGTGACGAATCTTATGGAAGAAACAAAGGTTACTATGTATTACTTGATACAATGAGAGACTGTTTTGAAAGAGGAGATAATCAAAAGAAGATTATAAATCTTGTTCGTACAGATTGCCAAGACATAGAAAAAATGATGAATGAAATGTATCTTTGTGAATATGAAGGTGGGCTATTCAATGGTGGAGCTGCTCAACTTGAAAGACCTAATGCATTCTTAATGCCTCAAGGTCGTGCTGCTGAATCTATTTTATTTGAAATAGTTCGTAAAGTACTTGCAGCTCGTGAACCAGGAAAAGTATTTACTATTCCATCTAATGGGCACTTTGATACTACTGAAGGAAATATAAAACAAATGGGTTCTGTACCTCGTAACTTATATAATAAAGAATTATTATATGAAGTTCCAGAAGGTGGACGTTATGAAAAAAATCCTTTCAAAGGGGATATGGATATAAAGAAATTAGAAAAATTAATAGAAGTTGTTGGAGTTGAAAATATACCAATGATTTATACTACAATAACTAACAATACAGTTTGTGGACAAGCTGTTTCTATGAAGAGTATCAGAGAAACTTCAAAAATTGCTCATAAATATGAAATACCATTTATGTTAGATGCTGCAAGATGGGCAGAAAACTGTTATTTTATTAAAATGAATGAAGAAGGATATAGAGATAAATCTATAGCTGAAATTGCAAAAGAAATGTTCTCTTACTGTGATGGATTTACTGCATCTCTTAAAAAAGATGGACATGCTAACATGGGAGGAATTTTAGCTTTCCGTGATAAAGGGTATTTCTGGAAGAAATTCTCAGAATTTAATGAAGATGGAACAGTTAAAACTGATGTAGGAATTTTATTAAAAGTTAAACAAATATCTTCTTATGGTAATGACTCTTATGGAAGTATGTCAGGACGTGACATCATGGCTCTTGCAGCTGGGCTTTATGAATGTTGTAACTTCAACTACTTGCATGAAAGAGTTGAACAATGTAACTATCTAGCAGAAGGATTCTATAAAGCTGGAGTAAAAGGTGTTGTTTTACCAGCTGGAGGACATGGAGTTTATATCAATATGGATGAATTCTTTGATGGAAAGAGAGGACATGAATCATTTGCTGGTGAAGGATTTAGTATTGAACTTATCAGAAGATATGGAATACGTGTTTCTGAATTAGGAGATTATTCAATGGAATATGATTTAAAAACTCCTGAACAACAAGCAGAAGTTGCAAATGTTGTTAGATTTGCTATAAACAGAAGTGTATATTCACAAGAACATCTTGATTATGTAATTGCAGCAGTAAAAGCTCTTTATGAAGATAGAGAAAGTATTCCTAATATGAGAATTGTTTCTGGTCATAATTTACCTATGAGACACTTCCATGCTTTCTTGGAACCTTATCCAAATGAAGAAAAATAA
- a CDS encoding transcriptional regulator produces the protein MKNEILNQYKLLVNFLGKSLGPSYEIVLHEIKGEEVKMIAIANGEISDRVLEDTISSETLNILKNKSSNNEENMVNNTVLLKNGKKIRSSSMLIKENQKVVGMLCVNFDDSKFHELNCQLLRIIHPDMFVKNYLSDVSYNVLYDDFKKEADEDNEDEDIDAYMKKVYYEVNTKLNFPIGRPTRQEREKTIYALYERGFFNLKDSIDFVSKKLFCSTSTVYRYIALAEKNK, from the coding sequence ATGAAAAATGAAATTTTAAATCAATATAAATTATTAGTCAATTTTTTAGGAAAGAGTTTAGGTCCATCTTATGAGATAGTTTTACATGAGATTAAGGGCGAAGAAGTTAAAATGATAGCTATAGCTAATGGTGAAATTAGTGATAGAGTCTTAGAAGATACTATTTCTAGTGAAACTCTTAACATTTTAAAAAATAAATCTTCCAACAATGAAGAAAATATGGTAAATAATACTGTACTTTTAAAAAATGGAAAGAAAATCCGTTCTTCTAGCATGCTTATTAAAGAAAATCAAAAAGTTGTAGGTATGTTATGTGTAAATTTTGATGATAGTAAATTCCATGAACTAAATTGTCAATTACTTAGAATTATACATCCTGATATGTTTGTTAAAAACTATCTATCAGATGTTTCATATAACGTCCTATATGATGACTTTAAAAAGGAAGCTGATGAGGATAATGAAGATGAAGATATTGACGCATATATGAAAAAGGTTTATTATGAAGTAAATACTAAACTTAATTTCCCTATAGGAAGACCTACAAGACAAGAAAGAGAAAAAACCATCTATGCTCTATATGAAAGAGGCTTCTTTAACTTAAAAGACTCTATTGATTTTGTCTCTAAAAAATTATTTTGCTCAACATCTACAGTATACAGATATATTGCCTTAGCTGAGAAAAATAAATAA
- a CDS encoding YjiH family protein encodes MENKKYPSSVVVKFLVCSLVGIFLFFVPISFNGKSTIPLDHIVNLVLKIPYFKEAYGTLVILVGVFLPFYKKTWNKNTTSIVFSLLKILALPFLFMVLFNKGPEFLMNKDVIPFIWNKIVIPVTTIVPVGSIFLSLIISYGLMEFVGVFMRPVMKPIWKTPGRSAIDAVASFVGSYSLALLITNRVYKEGKYTSKEAVIIATGFSTVSATFMVIVAKTLDLMDSWNLYFWLTVIVTFVVTAITARIYPIRNKSNAYFENQEGDVEKDIPKDKFKVAFNEGMEVCANSGSILDNVIINLKDGIMLAFNIGPSLMAVGTLGIVLANHTPIFDWIGYLVYPFTLISGFEEPLLTAKALALGIAEMFLPAILVTKLSFEVKMLVAITCVSEVLFFSASIPCMMATDIPISFKDYLIIWFERVVLSILVAVPLIYLVKIIM; translated from the coding sequence ATGGAAAATAAAAAATATCCAAGTTCTGTTGTAGTTAAGTTTTTAGTATGTAGTTTAGTAGGAATATTTTTATTCTTTGTACCTATAAGTTTTAATGGAAAATCAACAATACCATTAGACCATATAGTGAATCTTGTTTTAAAAATTCCTTATTTTAAAGAGGCATACGGAACATTAGTTATTTTAGTGGGAGTATTTTTACCTTTTTATAAAAAAACTTGGAATAAAAATACAACTTCTATTGTATTCTCATTGTTAAAAATATTGGCACTTCCATTTTTATTCATGGTTTTATTTAATAAAGGACCTGAGTTTCTAATGAATAAAGATGTAATTCCTTTTATATGGAATAAAATTGTTATTCCTGTAACAACAATAGTTCCTGTAGGATCTATATTTTTAAGTTTGATAATAAGCTATGGACTTATGGAATTTGTTGGAGTTTTTATGAGACCAGTGATGAAACCTATATGGAAAACTCCAGGAAGATCAGCAATAGATGCTGTTGCTTCATTTGTTGGAAGTTACTCATTAGCACTTCTTATAACAAATAGAGTTTATAAAGAAGGAAAATATACATCTAAAGAGGCTGTAATTATAGCAACAGGATTTTCAACAGTTTCAGCAACATTTATGGTAATAGTTGCAAAAACACTAGATTTAATGGATAGTTGGAACTTATATTTCTGGTTAACTGTTATAGTAACATTTGTAGTTACTGCAATAACTGCAAGAATTTATCCAATTAGAAACAAATCTAATGCTTATTTTGAAAATCAAGAAGGAGATGTTGAAAAAGATATTCCAAAAGATAAGTTTAAAGTAGCATTTAATGAAGGAATGGAAGTTTGTGCAAACAGTGGTTCAATCTTAGATAATGTAATAATAAATTTAAAAGATGGAATAATGTTAGCATTTAATATAGGGCCTTCTCTTATGGCAGTGGGAACTTTAGGAATAGTTTTAGCTAATCATACTCCAATATTTGATTGGATAGGGTATCTAGTATATCCATTTACTTTGATATCAGGATTTGAAGAACCACTTTTAACAGCAAAAGCATTAGCACTAGGAATTGCTGAAATGTTCTTACCTGCTATTTTAGTAACAAAATTAAGCTTTGAAGTTAAAATGTTGGTCGCAATAACTTGCGTATCTGAAGTTTTATTCTTCTCAGCTTCAATACCTTGTATGATGGCAACAGATATTCCTATAAGTTTTAAAGATTACTTAATCATATGGTTTGAAAGAGTAGTACTTTCAATTTTAGTTGCAGTTCCTTTAATTTATTTGGTAAAAATAATAATGTAA